From Bradyrhizobium sp. 4:
TCGCGATCACCGAGGCGCTCTACATCCGCAGCGCGCTTGCCTATGCCGTGGGCGGCGGCGTCGTGGGACTCGCCTGCTATCTCGGCCTGGTCCCGTTTCATTCCGACACGCTGCAATTCGAAGGCATCGTGCGCCGCCATCTCGAGATCATGACCGGCGCCGGCATCGTCGCCGGTGTCGTCTACTGGCTGGTCGCCGGCCGCAACGCCGGCGCCTGGCGCAATCCGCCGCTGCCGCGCCAGCCGCCTCCGCCGCTGCCGTCGAATTCAAGACCGGACGTGCGGTGAGTTTCTGACTTGCCCCGGGGTTTTCATCCCCTTCCCACTCGGCTAAACCGCGCGCCATGAACCGGACTGGACTCTTCATTGCCCTGGCGCTGTGGCTCGTGATCGGCGTCGTTTTCGGCCTCTATCCCGAGCTTGATCTCAAGCTCGCTGCGCTGTTCTTCGACCCTGATACCAAGTCGTTTCCGCTCAAGTTGAACGATTGGGCCGGCTTCGCGCGCGACGCCGCGATGTGGGTCGCCTGGGCGTTCGTGCTGCCTGCGCTGGTCGCGCTCGTGGTCAAGATGGTCCGGCCCGACCGCCCGCTGATGGTATCCGGGCGCGCGATCGTCTTCCTGCTGGTCACGATCATCCTCTCAGCCGGCATCCTTACCAATCTCGCCTTCAAGTCCTATTGGGGCCGGCCGCGCCCGGTGGTGGTGACGCAGTTTGCCGGCGACCAGCAATTCGTGCCGTGGTGGGATCCGCGCGGCGGCTGCGCGCGCAACTGCTCGTTCTTCTCGGGCGAGGGCGCGACCGCATTCTGGACGCTGGCGCCGGCCGCATTGGCACCGGCGCCGTGGCGGCCGCTCGCTTATGCCGGAGCCGTGGTGTTCGGCCTCGTGACCAGCGGGCTGCGGATGGCCTTTGGCGGCCACTTCTTCACCGACGTGTCGATCGCTGGCCTCGTCACCTTCGTCGTGATCTGGTTTGCCTACGCGCTGATCTACCGCTGGCCGCGGACCCGGTTTTCGGACGAGGCGGTCGATGCCGCCCTGACCCGGCTGAACATGCCCGCCTACCGGCTGCGCCAGCGCCTGTTCGGCAGCAAGTCGAGTGCCGAGCCGTCAGTTTGAGCCATTAAAGGGGTGCCGAGCCCCGCGAAATTTGATATTCGCGCGGTCAACCCCGTGAAACGACACCCGCCCTTCGAGACCGATTGGAAGCCCCATGACCACGATCCTGAAAAGCCTGCCCAAGGGCGAGAAAGTCGGCATCGCGTTTTCGGGCGGCCTCGACACGTCGGCGGCGCTGCTCTGGATGAAGCAGAAGGGCGCGCGCTGCTACGCCTATACCGCCAATCTCGGCCAACCCGACGAAGCCGATTACAACGAGATCCCACGCAAGGCGATGGAGTTCGGCGCGGAGAAAGCGCTGCTGGTCGATTGCCGCACGCAGCTCGTCCATGAAGGCATCGCCGCGATCCAGTCCGGCGCCTTCCATATCTCCACCGGCGGCATCACCTATTTCAACACCACGCCATTGGGGCGCGCCGTGACCGGCACTATGCTGGTCGCGGCGATGAAGGAGGACGGCGTCAACATCTGGGGCGACGGCTCGACCTTCAAGGGCAACGACATCGAGCGCTTCTATCGCTACGGCCTGCTGACCAATCCGGGCCTGCGCATCTACAAGCCCTGGCTCGACCAGCAGTTCATCGACGAGCTCGGCGGCCGCGCCGAGATGTCGGCGTTCATGACCACCCAGGGCTTTGCCTACAAGATGAGTGCCGAGAAGGCGTATTCGACCGACAGCAATCTGCTCGGCGCGACGCACGAGGCCAAGGATCTCGAGAGCCTCGACAGCGGCATCAAGATCGTCAACCCGATCATGGGCGTGCCGTTCTGGCGGGACGACTGCAACGTCAAGGCCGAGAAGGTTGTGGTGCGTTTCGAGGAAGGCCAGCCGGTCGCGCTGAACGGTCAGACCTTCTCTGATCCTGTCACGCTGTTCCTCGAAGCCAACGCGATCGGCGGCCGCCACGGCCTCGGCATGAGCGACCAGATCGAG
This genomic window contains:
- the argG gene encoding argininosuccinate synthase, which gives rise to MTTILKSLPKGEKVGIAFSGGLDTSAALLWMKQKGARCYAYTANLGQPDEADYNEIPRKAMEFGAEKALLVDCRTQLVHEGIAAIQSGAFHISTGGITYFNTTPLGRAVTGTMLVAAMKEDGVNIWGDGSTFKGNDIERFYRYGLLTNPGLRIYKPWLDQQFIDELGGRAEMSAFMTTQGFAYKMSAEKAYSTDSNLLGATHEAKDLESLDSGIKIVNPIMGVPFWRDDCNVKAEKVVVRFEEGQPVALNGQTFSDPVTLFLEANAIGGRHGLGMSDQIENRIIEAKSRGIYEAPGMALLHIAYERLVTGIHNEDTIEQYRISGMRLGRLLYQGRWFDSQALMLRETAQRWVARAVTGEVSLELRRGNDYSILNTESPNLTYAPERLSMEKVEDAAFTPADRIGQLTMRNLDINDTRAKLKLYSDTGLLSGSEGSQIFRLENDKG
- a CDS encoding phosphatase PAP2 family protein; this encodes MNRTGLFIALALWLVIGVVFGLYPELDLKLAALFFDPDTKSFPLKLNDWAGFARDAAMWVAWAFVLPALVALVVKMVRPDRPLMVSGRAIVFLLVTIILSAGILTNLAFKSYWGRPRPVVVTQFAGDQQFVPWWDPRGGCARNCSFFSGEGATAFWTLAPAALAPAPWRPLAYAGAVVFGLVTSGLRMAFGGHFFTDVSIAGLVTFVVIWFAYALIYRWPRTRFSDEAVDAALTRLNMPAYRLRQRLFGSKSSAEPSV